In Phaeobacter inhibens DSM 16374, the following proteins share a genomic window:
- a CDS encoding Lnb N-terminal periplasmic domain-containing protein has protein sequence MPRALRLFCLGLLCLLILLTTLWGAMALWYRLPVDSLWRTAAASGFAGLGLATLWAVIRGRALRGLSTFCLALAALIWWWASLTPPAEAQWSPDVARQVTGTRDGDILTLTDVRNFDWSTPTEFTPRWETRSYDLSQLNSVDLFMSYWAGPEMAHMVVSFGFEEGAHIAWSVEVRRQVGGGFSPIADLFKTNTLVLIAADERDVVGTRTNARGEDVQLFRIDTDPDTARALLMQYVEAANRLAAQPQWYNSLTSNCTTVVMTMIRTIVQDVPLDWRVLANGYLPEYAHDQGVLAAGYSTEELRKRGSITARAQAQGITPDYSAMIREGVPAPAP, from the coding sequence TTGCCCCGTGCCCTTCGTCTTTTCTGTCTCGGTCTCCTCTGCCTGCTGATCCTTTTGACCACCCTCTGGGGGGCCATGGCGCTGTGGTATCGGCTGCCGGTTGACAGCCTCTGGCGTACGGCTGCGGCCTCCGGCTTTGCGGGCCTCGGTCTGGCAACCCTCTGGGCGGTGATCCGGGGCCGCGCGCTGCGTGGGCTTTCGACCTTCTGTCTCGCACTTGCGGCGCTGATCTGGTGGTGGGCGAGCCTGACCCCACCGGCCGAGGCGCAATGGTCGCCCGATGTTGCGCGGCAGGTCACTGGCACCCGCGACGGCGATATTCTGACGCTGACAGACGTGCGCAATTTCGACTGGTCCACCCCAACCGAGTTCACCCCCCGCTGGGAAACCCGCAGCTATGACCTCAGTCAACTGAACAGCGTAGATCTCTTCATGTCCTATTGGGCGGGGCCGGAGATGGCCCATATGGTGGTCAGCTTCGGCTTTGAGGAGGGTGCGCATATTGCCTGGTCGGTTGAGGTGCGGCGTCAGGTCGGCGGCGGTTTCTCCCCAATCGCGGATCTGTTCAAGACCAACACGCTGGTGCTGATCGCCGCCGATGAGCGCGATGTGGTGGGCACCCGCACAAATGCCCGTGGCGAGGATGTGCAGCTGTTTCGTATCGACACAGATCCGGACACCGCCCGAGCGCTGCTGATGCAATATGTCGAGGCCGCCAACCGGCTGGCCGCACAGCCGCAGTGGTACAACTCGCTCACCTCAAACTGCACCACCGTGGTGATGACGATGATCCGCACCATCGTGCAGGACGTGCCGCTGGACTGGCGGGTGCTGGCCAATGGCTACCTGCCCGAATACGCCCATGATCAGGGGGTATTGGCGGCAGGCTACAGCACCGAGGAGCTGCGCAAACGCGGCAGTATTACGGCCAGGGCGCAGGCGCAGGGCATCACGCCAGACTACTCAGCCATGATCCGCGAAGGCGTGCCAGCCCCCGCCCCCTGA
- a CDS encoding alpha/beta hydrolase, whose amino-acid sequence MAAPQFLDTDTGRRLAYHLTPASGDATAPMVVFLGGLKSDMEGTKAIHLEAWTKARGLGFLRFDYSGHGESSGTFEEGCIGDWHQDTLAAVQALTKGQILPVGSSMGGWQALLLARALPERVAGLVTIAAAPDFTEDGYWANFTDAQKAELEAHGQVELPSDYMEPYVITKRMIEDGRNHLVLRDPLVLSMPVRCLQGTADTAVSTETALRLLDHATCADMRLQLVKDADHRFSDPACLALIETAVAEVLGLSGADAIS is encoded by the coding sequence ATGGCCGCACCTCAATTTCTGGACACCGATACGGGCCGCCGCCTGGCCTATCATCTGACCCCCGCAAGCGGCGATGCAACGGCGCCGATGGTGGTGTTTCTGGGCGGGCTGAAATCCGACATGGAAGGCACCAAGGCGATACATCTGGAAGCCTGGACCAAGGCGCGGGGCTTGGGCTTTCTGCGGTTTGACTATTCCGGCCACGGTGAAAGCTCCGGCACGTTTGAAGAGGGCTGCATCGGCGACTGGCATCAGGACACGCTGGCGGCGGTACAGGCGCTGACGAAGGGGCAAATTCTGCCTGTTGGATCCTCCATGGGGGGGTGGCAGGCGCTGCTCTTGGCGCGGGCCCTGCCCGAACGGGTGGCCGGTCTGGTCACCATCGCCGCCGCACCCGATTTTACCGAGGATGGCTATTGGGCCAATTTCACCGATGCCCAGAAGGCGGAGCTGGAGGCACACGGACAGGTCGAACTGCCAAGCGACTATATGGAGCCTTATGTGATCACCAAACGCATGATCGAGGATGGGCGAAATCATCTGGTGTTGCGCGATCCGCTGGTGCTGTCGATGCCGGTGCGTTGCCTGCAAGGCACCGCCGATACCGCCGTCAGCACCGAAACCGCACTGCGGTTGCTGGATCATGCCACCTGCGCCGATATGCGCCTGCAACTGGTCAAAGATGCCGATCACCGGTTTTCGGATCCCGCCTGTCTGGCCCTGATCGAAACGGCTGTTGCAGAGGTTCTGGGGCTATCTGGCGCGGATGCGATCAGCTAA
- a CDS encoding VOC family protein: protein MEQRISLITLGVPDMEQAAAFYEALGWQRAESPDGVIAFDLISQTLGLYPLSSLAEDIGLPVEELGTGAMTLSHNTRSAADVATLLAKAEAAGASVLRPAGEVFWGGTIGYFRAPDGHIWEIAHNPFSPLSDAGAFRWNGYGTEAGG from the coding sequence ATGGAACAACGCATCAGCCTGATCACCCTCGGGGTGCCGGATATGGAGCAGGCCGCCGCCTTCTACGAGGCGCTTGGCTGGCAGCGGGCGGAGAGCCCCGATGGCGTCATTGCGTTTGACCTGATTTCGCAGACCTTGGGGCTTTATCCGCTCTCGTCCTTGGCCGAGGATATTGGTCTGCCGGTGGAGGAACTGGGCACCGGGGCGATGACACTCAGCCACAACACCCGCAGTGCTGCGGATGTGGCCACGCTTCTGGCCAAGGCCGAGGCGGCGGGCGCGAGTGTCCTGCGCCCGGCAGGAGAGGTGTTCTGGGGGGGCACCATCGGCTATTTTCGCGCGCCCGACGGCCATATCTGGGAAATTGCGCATAACCCGTTCTCGCCGCTGTCTGACGCAGGCGCGTTTCGCTGGAACGGCTACGGGACCGAGGCAGGGGGATAG
- a CDS encoding alpha/beta fold hydrolase, with translation MADQLGRAGQTETRAGGQGIAPLVMLPGLMGTAEVFVPQLRALSGVMPTMVAPLLGGERIETIADHLLTQLPARFSLAGLSMGGIVAMEILRRAPERVSRLCLISTSPLPDTPTQAAEWEPLIIAARSGRLEDVLRSCLPVECLAPSPQRLDILNMIYQQGCTLGSELFVAQARALQRRTDQQAALRRFKGPTLILCGAQDRLTPLKRHEFMAALMPNARLRVIEGAGHLPTLEQPDQVTGAMAEWLAEVAPRQDARSDPAPDIASAAASEAQSSAPPLPPLTLTNPLKTN, from the coding sequence GTGGCGGATCAACTGGGCAGAGCAGGGCAGACCGAAACGCGCGCAGGCGGGCAGGGCATTGCCCCCTTAGTGATGCTGCCGGGGCTGATGGGCACGGCAGAGGTCTTCGTGCCGCAGCTGCGGGCGCTCTCTGGTGTGATGCCAACCATGGTGGCGCCGCTGCTGGGGGGCGAGCGGATTGAGACCATCGCCGATCATCTGCTGACACAGCTGCCAGCGCGGTTTTCGCTGGCCGGGCTGTCGATGGGCGGCATCGTTGCGATGGAAATCCTGCGTCGCGCGCCGGAGCGGGTGAGCAGGCTTTGCCTGATATCGACCAGCCCCTTGCCCGATACGCCGACGCAGGCCGCTGAGTGGGAGCCGCTGATCATCGCAGCCCGCAGTGGTCGGCTGGAGGATGTTCTGCGCAGCTGCCTGCCGGTGGAGTGTCTCGCGCCGTCGCCGCAGCGGCTTGATATCCTCAACATGATCTACCAGCAGGGCTGCACACTTGGGTCGGAGCTGTTCGTGGCGCAGGCGCGGGCCTTGCAACGGCGCACCGATCAGCAGGCGGCGCTGCGCCGCTTCAAAGGGCCAACGCTGATCCTCTGCGGTGCGCAGGACCGGCTGACCCCGCTGAAACGTCATGAATTCATGGCCGCCCTGATGCCAAACGCCCGGCTACGCGTGATTGAGGGAGCAGGCCATCTGCCAACGCTGGAACAACCGGATCAGGTGACCGGCGCCATGGCCGAGTGGTTGGCCGAGGTCGCTCCCCGTCAGGACGCAAGGTCGGACCCGGCGCCAGATATCGCAAGCGCCGCAGCGAGCGAGGCGCAGTCCTCAGCGCCGCCGTTGCCACCATTGACGCTGACAAACCCGCTAAAGACAAACTAA
- a CDS encoding DUF6151 family protein yields the protein MADPLIFACDCGKIRGELSQEARKAGTRIVCFCADCRANEIYHKQPDPAPGPVDLFQVNPDGLTFHQGEDLLRLMRLSPKGLFRWYAGCCGTPMANTLAKPTLPFAGLRSDRFANKDALGKIRARAFVPKQGKQPRTEGAARMVMSLLSRMISARLSGRWKETPFFDIESGEPVSKPEVISKEERAALLR from the coding sequence ATGGCTGATCCGCTGATATTTGCATGTGACTGCGGCAAAATCCGTGGCGAGCTGTCCCAAGAGGCGCGCAAGGCAGGCACCCGCATCGTCTGTTTCTGTGCCGATTGCCGCGCCAATGAGATCTATCACAAACAGCCAGACCCGGCCCCTGGCCCGGTTGATCTTTTTCAGGTCAATCCCGACGGGCTGACATTTCATCAAGGTGAGGATCTGCTGCGGCTTATGCGGCTCAGCCCGAAGGGGCTGTTTCGCTGGTACGCGGGCTGCTGTGGCACACCAATGGCCAATACGCTGGCGAAACCCACGCTGCCCTTTGCCGGACTGCGATCGGACCGGTTTGCCAACAAAGATGCGCTTGGCAAGATCCGCGCGCGGGCCTTTGTCCCGAAACAGGGCAAACAGCCCCGCACCGAAGGTGCCGCACGGATGGTCATGTCGCTGCTGAGCCGAATGATCTCGGCGCGGCTGTCGGGCCGTTGGAAAGAGACACCGTTTTTCGACATCGAAAGCGGTGAACCGGTGTCAAAACCAGAGGTGATCAGCAAGGAAGAACGCGCTGCCCTGCTCCGCTAG
- the phaZ gene encoding polyhydroxyalkanoate depolymerase — protein sequence MRYMMSYDLMETMRNTNQWLGATALSMASNPAFAAIPNPALSWMAAWGEVTERSYQRMVTKPDWGIYTQTCADGRDHVVEIDTVVERPFGDLIHFRVAGRAEQPRKVLLVAPMSGHYATLLRSTVKSLIENCEVYVTDWHNARDIPVSEGKFDIEDYTLYLVDFMREMGPDTHVIAVCQPAPLTLAATAYLAEQDPEAQPCSLTLIGGPVDPDATPTDVTDFGRRVTMGQLEETMIQRVGFKYKGVGRKVYPGLLQLSSFMSMNGERHSKAFMDQIQRVSRGEASDHDAHNRFYDEYLAVMDMTAEFYLSTVERVFKGGEIARNEFVVAGHKVDIGKITDVAVKTVEGANDDISAPGQCIAALDLCTGLPEAKKASHVEPGAGHYGIFAGRSWRDNIRPLVIEFMNANARKAKKPAAKRAKANA from the coding sequence ATGCGTTACATGATGTCGTACGATCTGATGGAAACCATGCGCAACACCAACCAGTGGCTTGGCGCAACGGCCCTGTCTATGGCGTCGAACCCTGCCTTTGCGGCGATCCCCAATCCGGCGCTCAGCTGGATGGCCGCCTGGGGCGAGGTCACGGAGCGCAGTTATCAGCGTATGGTGACCAAGCCGGACTGGGGCATCTACACCCAGACCTGTGCCGATGGCCGCGATCACGTGGTGGAGATCGACACGGTGGTGGAACGCCCCTTTGGCGATCTGATCCATTTCCGCGTGGCAGGCCGCGCTGAACAGCCGCGCAAGGTGCTGCTGGTGGCACCGATGTCCGGGCACTACGCAACCCTGCTGCGCTCCACCGTCAAGAGCCTGATCGAGAATTGCGAAGTCTATGTCACCGACTGGCATAATGCGCGCGATATTCCGGTGTCCGAAGGCAAGTTCGATATCGAGGACTATACGCTCTACCTCGTTGATTTCATGCGCGAGATGGGCCCCGACACCCATGTGATTGCGGTTTGCCAGCCAGCCCCGCTGACATTGGCCGCCACCGCCTATCTGGCGGAACAGGATCCGGAGGCGCAGCCGTGCTCGCTGACGTTGATCGGCGGGCCGGTGGACCCCGATGCGACCCCCACCGATGTCACCGATTTTGGCCGCCGGGTCACCATGGGCCAGCTGGAAGAGACGATGATCCAGCGGGTCGGCTTCAAATACAAAGGGGTGGGCCGCAAGGTTTACCCGGGCCTGTTGCAGCTCAGCTCCTTCATGTCGATGAACGGCGAGCGCCATTCCAAGGCGTTCATGGACCAGATCCAGCGGGTCAGCCGGGGCGAGGCATCGGATCACGATGCCCATAACCGGTTCTATGATGAATATCTCGCGGTGATGGACATGACGGCGGAATTCTATCTGTCGACGGTAGAGCGCGTCTTTAAGGGTGGTGAGATTGCCCGCAATGAATTTGTTGTGGCCGGGCACAAGGTTGACATAGGCAAGATTACCGATGTGGCGGTTAAGACGGTCGAAGGTGCCAATGATGACATCTCCGCCCCCGGCCAGTGCATCGCGGCGCTGGATCTCTGCACCGGTCTGCCGGAGGCGAAGAAGGCCAGCCATGTGGAGCCGGGTGCGGGACATTATGGCATCTTTGCCGGGCGCAGCTGGCGCGATAACATCCGCCCGCTGGTGATCGAATTCATGAACGCCAATGCCCGCAAGGCAAAGAAACCGGCGGCAAAACGCGCCAAGGCCAACGCCTGA
- the phaC gene encoding class I poly(R)-hydroxyalkanoic acid synthase, with amino-acid sequence MTTSDSTDPAVSPEHIERIKKNMEQVEQLSKRLMDVLAQKKSHPPSLDGPNQELFARAATAYWSEMAKNPAKLLEKQVSYWGQAVVNFAEAQSLLAKSLDGDGAEDTAPSSPTDRRFVNPMWQSNPYFHFIKQQYLTNAEAIRNAVAEVEDIDDIDKRRLGYFADQIVQMMAPTNFLATNPDALEKAVETEGQSLIKGLENLVADLEANDGELVVRLADESAFEIGRNIATTPGEVVFRNEMMELIQYRPTTETVHETPIVLFPPWINKFYILDLKAQNSLIKWVTEQGYTLFVVSWLNPSAEHADLGLEDYVEKGYLSAIETAKSICKVKQVNAVGYCIAGTTLSLTLSLLKQRGDTSIKSATFFTALTDFSDQGEFTPFLQNDFIDGIEEEITNNGLLRSYIMARTFSFLRSNDLVYGPAIRSYMMGETPPAFDLLYWNGDGANLPGRMAMQYLRGLCQRNEFVRDGFELMGHTLHVRDVTVPVMAITCETDHIARWKDCYRGVQQMGSRSKTFVVAQSGHIAGIVNPPTRNKYGHYTNTDLKVDADTWREGATFNEGSWWPRWESWLKKRSGKQVPARDPGDSQHPPLTPAPGDYVRVKARGQASD; translated from the coding sequence ATGACAACAAGCGACAGTACGGATCCGGCAGTCTCGCCGGAACATATTGAACGAATTAAAAAAAATATGGAGCAGGTTGAGCAACTTTCAAAACGCCTGATGGATGTTCTGGCTCAGAAAAAATCTCACCCCCCGTCACTGGATGGTCCGAATCAAGAGCTTTTTGCACGCGCAGCAACGGCCTATTGGTCGGAAATGGCAAAAAACCCGGCGAAACTGCTCGAAAAACAAGTGTCGTATTGGGGGCAGGCGGTGGTGAATTTTGCCGAAGCTCAGTCGCTTTTGGCCAAATCCCTGGACGGCGACGGTGCAGAGGACACCGCGCCCAGCTCCCCCACTGATCGCCGCTTTGTCAATCCGATGTGGCAATCGAACCCCTATTTCCACTTTATCAAGCAGCAGTACCTCACCAATGCCGAGGCAATCCGCAACGCGGTGGCCGAGGTCGAGGATATCGACGACATCGACAAACGGCGGCTTGGCTATTTTGCCGACCAGATCGTGCAGATGATGGCGCCCACCAATTTTCTGGCGACGAACCCCGACGCGCTGGAAAAGGCGGTGGAGACGGAAGGCCAGTCGCTGATCAAGGGTCTGGAGAATCTGGTCGCCGATCTGGAGGCCAACGACGGCGAGCTGGTGGTGCGGCTGGCTGATGAGAGCGCCTTTGAAATCGGCCGCAATATCGCCACCACCCCTGGTGAGGTTGTGTTTCGCAACGAGATGATGGAGCTGATCCAATATCGCCCCACCACGGAAACCGTGCATGAGACCCCCATCGTGCTATTCCCGCCCTGGATCAACAAATTCTACATTCTGGACCTCAAGGCGCAGAACAGCCTGATCAAATGGGTCACCGAACAGGGCTATACCCTGTTTGTGGTGTCCTGGCTCAACCCCAGCGCAGAGCACGCGGATCTGGGGCTGGAGGACTATGTCGAGAAGGGCTATCTGAGCGCGATTGAGACCGCCAAGTCGATCTGCAAGGTCAAGCAGGTCAATGCCGTCGGCTACTGCATCGCGGGCACCACTCTCAGCCTGACGCTATCGCTGCTGAAGCAGCGGGGCGATACCTCGATCAAATCAGCGACGTTTTTCACGGCGCTGACGGATTTCTCCGATCAGGGGGAATTCACGCCCTTCCTGCAAAATGATTTCATCGATGGGATCGAGGAGGAGATCACCAACAACGGTCTGCTGCGATCCTATATCATGGCGCGGACGTTCTCTTTCCTGCGTTCCAACGATCTGGTCTACGGGCCTGCGATCCGCAGCTATATGATGGGGGAGACGCCTCCAGCCTTTGACCTGCTATACTGGAATGGCGACGGGGCGAACCTGCCGGGCCGAATGGCGATGCAATATCTGCGTGGCCTGTGCCAACGCAATGAATTTGTGCGTGACGGGTTTGAGCTGATGGGCCACACGCTGCATGTGCGCGACGTGACCGTGCCGGTGATGGCAATCACCTGCGAGACTGACCATATCGCGCGCTGGAAAGACTGCTATCGCGGCGTGCAGCAGATGGGATCGCGCTCCAAGACCTTTGTGGTGGCGCAGTCGGGCCATATTGCAGGCATCGTTAATCCGCCGACCCGCAACAAATACGGTCATTACACCAATACCGATCTGAAGGTGGATGCCGACACCTGGCGGGAGGGGGCCACCTTCAACGAAGGGTCCTGGTGGCCGCGTTGGGAAAGCTGGCTCAAAAAACGCTCAGGCAAACAGGTTCCGGCCCGTGATCCGGGCGATTCTCAGCATCCACCGCTGACGCCAGCGCCGGGTGACTATGTCCGCGTGAAGGCCCGCGGTCAGGCAAGCGATTGA
- the phaR gene encoding polyhydroxyalkanoate synthesis repressor PhaR: MSDQDKPLLIKRYASRRLYNTETSDYVTLEDIAGFIREGREVQIVDLKTGDDLTRQYLLQIIAEHESRGENILPVNVLNDLVRSYMVPGGGVMPQFLQSSFEMLRENQSKMVENMNAMNPMAQMPGFEAIKAQQEAFLKAMAGGFSGGWPVGGESSGDAETAEDGDGLDDIKRQLAELQDKLSKLK, from the coding sequence ATGTCGGATCAGGATAAACCCTTGTTGATCAAACGATATGCCAGCCGGCGGCTGTATAATACCGAGACCAGCGACTACGTCACGCTGGAGGATATCGCCGGCTTCATCCGGGAGGGGCGCGAGGTTCAGATTGTTGATCTCAAAACCGGTGACGACCTGACCCGCCAGTATCTCCTGCAGATCATCGCCGAACACGAAAGCCGGGGCGAAAACATTCTGCCGGTGAATGTGCTCAACGACCTTGTGCGCAGCTATATGGTGCCGGGCGGCGGGGTGATGCCGCAGTTCCTGCAAAGCTCGTTTGAGATGCTGCGCGAAAACCAGAGCAAGATGGTTGAGAATATGAACGCGATGAACCCAATGGCACAGATGCCGGGGTTCGAGGCGATCAAGGCCCAGCAGGAGGCCTTTCTGAAGGCGATGGCCGGTGGATTCTCCGGCGGTTGGCCTGTGGGGGGGGAATCATCCGGTGACGCGGAGACTGCTGAGGACGGCGACGGGCTGGATGATATCAAACGCCAGCTGGCCGAGTTGCAGGATAAGCTGTCCAAGCTGAAGTGA
- a CDS encoding XdhC family protein yields MSAPGLQRFDNIPETALDWHRAAKDSGQQGGRGAALATVVETWGSAPRRTGSQLAVASDGRIEGSVSGGCVEGAVILAAQEAIASGRHQILEFGVSDEDAFAVGLACGGTIRILVEPIGGTLAEDTLADLVTARAERRAVAYVVDLDSGAGHLDADGYTDRKRMDQSGVEADGKTFVAVHNPPLRLIVVGAVHIAQALVPMARIAGYDPVIIDPRAAFASADRFPGETLTEDWPDEAMAQLAPDARTAVVLLTHDPKIDDPALEVALRSECFYIGALGSTRTHAKRVARMQEAGFDAAAIDRINGPIGLDIGAAGPAEIAVSIIAEMTATLRGRSL; encoded by the coding sequence ATGTCGGCACCCGGATTGCAGCGCTTTGATAACATTCCTGAAACGGCGCTCGACTGGCACCGTGCAGCCAAGGACAGTGGCCAGCAAGGCGGCCGAGGCGCGGCATTGGCCACGGTGGTGGAGACATGGGGATCCGCCCCACGCCGCACCGGGTCCCAACTGGCGGTCGCCAGCGATGGCCGGATCGAAGGCTCCGTTTCAGGCGGCTGTGTCGAAGGCGCGGTAATCCTTGCGGCGCAGGAGGCGATTGCCTCAGGGCGCCATCAGATCCTTGAATTTGGCGTCAGCGATGAGGATGCCTTTGCCGTGGGGCTTGCCTGTGGCGGCACCATCCGCATTCTGGTTGAACCCATCGGCGGCACGCTGGCCGAGGACACGCTGGCTGATCTGGTCACCGCCCGCGCCGAACGTCGCGCGGTGGCCTATGTTGTCGATCTCGACAGTGGCGCGGGGCATCTGGACGCGGATGGCTACACAGATCGCAAGCGCATGGACCAATCAGGGGTCGAGGCGGACGGTAAGACCTTTGTGGCGGTCCATAATCCCCCGTTGCGGCTGATCGTGGTGGGGGCGGTGCATATCGCACAGGCGCTGGTGCCGATGGCCCGCATTGCAGGTTATGACCCCGTCATTATCGACCCGCGCGCCGCCTTTGCCTCCGCCGACCGCTTCCCGGGAGAGACACTGACGGAGGATTGGCCGGATGAGGCGATGGCGCAGCTTGCGCCCGATGCACGTACCGCCGTTGTGCTGCTCACCCATGATCCGAAGATTGACGACCCCGCGCTGGAGGTCGCCCTGCGCTCGGAGTGTTTTTACATCGGTGCGTTGGGATCAACCCGCACTCATGCCAAACGGGTCGCGCGGATGCAGGAGGCCGGATTTGACGCAGCCGCTATTGATCGCATCAACGGCCCCATCGGCCTGGATATCGGTGCCGCTGGGCCGGCTGAAATCGCTGTGTCCATCATTGCCGAGATGACGGCCACCCTGCGCGGGCGCAGCCTATGA
- a CDS encoding molybdopterin-binding protein, translating to MIFGALPLNEASGCYLAHSLQGAEHRIAKGTRLAAQDLADLAAAGHRQLTVAQLEPGDIHEDRAAEMLAEALLPDPEALGLRISGAGAGRVNLYALGPGLIRVDAERINALNAVDPMITLATVPDYHRADAGGMVATAKIISYAVEDSALAAATRDVAGALRLIPPQLHRATLIETRTSTETPPDKGRAAMIGRLDRFGMSMAPRQVVPHREGELATALQTVGTDSDLILILTGSATSDPLDVAPAAVRAAGGEVTRFGMPVDPGNLLFLGHLAGRPVLGLPGCARSPALNGADWVLERLVCGIDVSSADIAAMGVGGLLKEIPTRPRPRRSDV from the coding sequence ATGATCTTTGGCGCGCTGCCCCTGAATGAGGCGTCAGGCTGTTATCTGGCGCATTCCCTGCAGGGCGCGGAGCATCGTATCGCCAAGGGCACCAGACTTGCGGCGCAGGATCTGGCCGATCTTGCCGCCGCTGGCCATCGACAACTGACCGTGGCGCAGCTGGAACCGGGTGATATCCACGAGGACCGCGCCGCAGAGATGCTCGCCGAGGCCTTGCTGCCCGACCCGGAGGCGCTTGGACTGCGGATTTCCGGTGCGGGGGCAGGTCGGGTCAACCTTTATGCGCTTGGCCCCGGTCTGATCCGGGTCGATGCTGAACGGATCAATGCGCTGAACGCGGTCGATCCGATGATCACATTGGCCACTGTGCCCGATTATCACCGCGCAGATGCGGGAGGGATGGTGGCAACGGCCAAGATCATCTCCTACGCGGTGGAGGACAGCGCGCTTGCAGCCGCCACCCGCGATGTGGCCGGGGCGCTCCGCCTGATCCCGCCACAACTGCATCGCGCCACCTTGATCGAAACCCGCACCAGCACGGAGACCCCGCCGGACAAGGGGCGCGCGGCGATGATCGGGCGGCTCGACCGGTTTGGCATGTCGATGGCCCCCCGGCAGGTGGTGCCGCACCGCGAGGGGGAGCTGGCGACGGCCCTGCAAACGGTTGGCACTGACAGCGATCTGATCCTGATCCTCACCGGGTCTGCCACCTCGGACCCGCTGGATGTGGCACCCGCTGCCGTACGTGCCGCGGGCGGAGAGGTCACGCGCTTTGGCATGCCGGTGGATCCGGGCAATCTGCTGTTCCTCGGTCATCTGGCCGGGCGTCCTGTGCTGGGCCTGCCGGGCTGTGCGCGCTCGCCCGCCTTGAATGGCGCCGATTGGGTGCTGGAACGGCTGGTCTGCGGGATCGATGTGAGCAGCGCCGATATCGCCGCCATGGGCGTTGGCGGCCTGCTGAAAGAAATCCCCACACGCCCCCGCCCACGCCGCAGCGACGTCTGA
- a CDS encoding (2Fe-2S)-binding protein, whose amino-acid sequence MVKVTMTVNGRTASGEVEGRTLLSGFLREELGLTGTHIGCDTSQCGACVVHVDGKAVKACTMLAAEADGADVATIEGQAAPDGTLNTIQQAFQDHHGLQCGFCTPGMVMSAAALLKDNPKPSEQEIREYLEGNLCRCTGYHNIVKAIMAASGQDVSVLAAE is encoded by the coding sequence ATGGTGAAAGTCACAATGACCGTAAACGGTCGGACTGCCAGCGGAGAGGTCGAGGGGCGCACGCTGCTGTCCGGTTTCCTGCGAGAGGAACTGGGACTGACCGGCACCCATATCGGTTGCGACACCAGCCAATGCGGCGCCTGCGTCGTCCATGTGGATGGTAAGGCGGTGAAAGCCTGCACCATGCTGGCGGCAGAGGCTGACGGCGCAGATGTTGCCACGATCGAGGGGCAGGCCGCCCCAGATGGCACGTTGAACACGATCCAGCAGGCATTTCAGGACCACCACGGGTTGCAATGCGGGTTTTGCACGCCGGGCATGGTGATGTCTGCCGCCGCGCTGTTGAAGGACAACCCAAAACCCAGCGAACAGGAAATCCGCGAATACCTTGAGGGCAACCTGTGCCGCTGCACCGGCTACCACAATATCGTCAAGGCGATCATGGCGGCCTCGGGTCAGGATGTGTCTGTCCTTGCCGCGGAATAA